Proteins encoded in a region of the Sphingomonas sp. HMP9 genome:
- a CDS encoding AraC family transcriptional regulator has translation MATTLPSIPIFNLLVIEMGSTLEMHYGASSMDLSRSSKSSIDPLSDVLNVLGARVARRTRLEASGGWAFAFPAVDRLKFVALLRGSQWMLLPGCVPQVMNEGDVCLLGRTAYAVASHPAEPPMDGQALYAECDVARVGGDDTIGIGGSVTFGAGSADFLLDMLPAFMIVPRSSPSADAVATILTLMSREIDRDRIGSEIVSARLADVLLVEAIRAYACRVDVPHIGWLGALSDVRLGRALRAIHDEVAKPWTVSGLAGVAGMSRAAFSAEFTRLVGQPPLTYVRTWRLTLARAALTRGDATVASIANKIGYTSQSAFGHAFRRAFGYPPKANSRPEEKRLSS, from the coding sequence ATGGCGACAACCTTACCTTCAATACCCATCTTCAATCTCCTCGTCATCGAGATGGGCAGCACGCTGGAGATGCACTATGGCGCATCGTCTATGGATCTCTCGCGATCGTCCAAAAGCTCTATCGATCCATTGTCCGACGTGCTGAACGTTCTTGGGGCGCGGGTGGCGCGGCGAACCAGGCTGGAGGCATCAGGAGGGTGGGCCTTCGCATTTCCGGCCGTCGACCGCCTTAAGTTCGTTGCCCTGCTGCGCGGCAGCCAGTGGATGCTGCTTCCGGGATGCGTGCCGCAGGTGATGAATGAGGGAGATGTGTGCCTGCTCGGGCGTACCGCTTATGCCGTAGCGAGCCACCCCGCCGAGCCACCGATGGATGGTCAGGCGCTCTACGCGGAATGCGACGTGGCACGTGTTGGGGGTGACGATACGATCGGGATTGGAGGGAGCGTTACGTTCGGCGCCGGAAGCGCCGACTTCCTTCTCGACATGCTCCCGGCATTCATGATCGTTCCTCGATCCTCGCCGTCAGCCGATGCGGTGGCGACGATCCTCACCCTGATGAGCCGGGAAATCGATCGGGACAGGATAGGCAGCGAGATCGTGAGCGCCCGGCTTGCCGACGTGCTGCTGGTGGAAGCTATCCGTGCATATGCATGCCGCGTCGATGTACCTCATATTGGATGGCTTGGCGCGCTTTCGGACGTTCGTCTTGGCCGGGCGCTTCGCGCGATCCACGATGAAGTCGCGAAACCCTGGACAGTGTCGGGGCTTGCCGGTGTCGCTGGTATGTCACGTGCCGCGTTTTCAGCCGAGTTCACCCGCCTCGTAGGGCAGCCGCCGCTCACTTATGTCCGCACATGGCGTCTCACATTGGCCCGCGCGGCGCTGACGCGCGGTGATGCAACCGTCGCCAGCATAGCAAACAAGATCGGCTACACCTCGCAGAGCGCGTTCGGGCACGCGTTCCGGCGGGCCTTCGGTTATCCTCCGAAAGCAAACTCTCGGCCGGAAGAAAAACGGCTATCTAGCTGA
- a CDS encoding MAPEG family protein translates to MLAALCVTILVTAACLYLSGPASRPLPDRLIVAAKADLLVLCCLAATIGNVARLRFFSANDIAGSGSTNGIADVSRANAVLQNTLEQAALAIPIHVALAMLVASSAQLIIALATLFVMGRFLFWIGYANGARSRAFGFALTFYPSVAGLVIAVVAAARFSL, encoded by the coding sequence ATGCTGGCGGCGCTTTGTGTCACGATCCTGGTGACGGCAGCGTGCCTGTACTTGAGCGGGCCGGCTTCTCGCCCGCTGCCGGATCGCCTGATCGTCGCCGCAAAGGCAGACCTGTTGGTTCTCTGCTGCCTTGCGGCAACGATCGGAAACGTCGCGCGACTACGTTTCTTTTCAGCTAACGATATCGCCGGTAGTGGCTCTACCAACGGCATTGCGGATGTAAGCCGCGCCAACGCAGTGTTGCAAAATACCTTGGAGCAGGCAGCGTTGGCGATTCCGATCCATGTCGCGCTCGCAATGCTGGTTGCCTCGTCGGCGCAACTGATCATTGCGCTTGCGACCCTTTTCGTGATGGGGCGTTTCCTGTTCTGGATCGGCTACGCGAACGGCGCACGGTCCCGGGCATTCGGATTTGCGTTGACCTTTTATCCGAGTGTCGCCGGACTGGTCATTGCGGTAGTCGCCGCAGCACGATTTTCGCTCTAA
- a CDS encoding LysR family transcriptional regulator — MRLLVRVVERRSFTAAATDLDMSRSTATEGIKQLEAQLGVRLLERTTRIVTPTLDGDAYYRRCIAILADIEEAEGAFQDAEPRGLLRIDVHAMIARRFLIPHIPAFLDRYPRIDLHIGEGDRLVDLVREGVDCVIRAGEPTESGLIMRRVGTLNEMTCASPAYLARHGVPATPADLQGHRMIGYLSSRTGEIIPMEFTVEGRLDYVTLPSRVTVSGADAMGELARLGMGLIQAPRYRFVDDFAAGTLTEVLADYPPSPTPLVALYPQNRQLSPRVRVFLDWAVGVFASADL; from the coding sequence ATGCGGCTGCTCGTACGTGTCGTCGAACGTCGTAGTTTTACGGCGGCAGCAACCGATCTTGATATGTCGCGCTCGACGGCGACCGAGGGCATCAAGCAACTGGAGGCCCAGTTGGGCGTGCGCCTGCTGGAGCGAACGACACGGATCGTGACCCCCACGCTTGATGGCGACGCCTATTATCGTCGCTGCATCGCGATCCTGGCCGATATCGAAGAGGCGGAGGGCGCGTTTCAGGACGCCGAGCCGCGTGGGCTGCTTCGGATCGACGTTCATGCGATGATCGCGCGGCGCTTTCTGATCCCGCACATTCCCGCGTTCCTCGACCGTTACCCGCGGATCGATCTTCATATCGGCGAAGGGGATCGCCTCGTCGATCTCGTGCGCGAAGGCGTGGATTGCGTCATCCGTGCAGGCGAGCCAACCGAAAGTGGCTTGATCATGCGGCGTGTTGGCACGCTGAACGAGATGACGTGCGCGAGTCCGGCGTATCTTGCGCGCCACGGCGTGCCGGCGACGCCCGCCGATCTCCAAGGTCACCGAATGATCGGCTATCTGTCATCGCGAACCGGCGAGATCATCCCGATGGAATTTACGGTCGAGGGCCGGCTCGACTACGTCACCTTGCCCAGCCGCGTGACGGTCAGCGGTGCTGATGCGATGGGGGAGCTTGCCCGGCTTGGCATGGGGCTCATCCAAGCTCCGCGGTATCGCTTCGTCGACGATTTTGCCGCTGGCACGTTGACCGAGGTGCTGGCCGACTATCCACCTTCGCCGACGCCGCTCGTGGCGCTCTATCCGCAGAACCGACAGCTCTCACCGCGTGTCCGGGTTTTTCTTGACTGGGCCGTAGGCGTTTTCGCATCGGCCGATCTTTAA
- a CDS encoding NmrA family NAD(P)-binding protein encodes MAATTRRSAVDGGTQRTIALAGATGDLGGRVLSALVRRGVTVRALVRSGTPAAAQDAVRARGGTPVPVDFSDYAALAASLGGVECVVSALNGLEPVILDLQIRLLDAAVAAGVPRFIPSDFSLDFTTTRPGDNRNMDLRRRFMAHVDAAPIRATSILNGAFADLLTGEAPIVLPRFRRILYWGDADQPLDFTTKDDVADYAADAALDTDAPRFLRIAGDVVSPRDLATLMTRLDGRRWKPFRTGGLGRLSTLIRVARALSPATDAPFPAWQGMQYVRDMSSGRGKLSPLDNDRYGKTDWTRAEAVLAPTL; translated from the coding sequence ATGGCTGCAACGACACGACGTAGCGCTGTGGACGGCGGCACGCAGCGGACGATCGCGCTGGCGGGTGCCACGGGCGATCTTGGTGGACGCGTGCTGTCGGCGCTGGTCCGGCGTGGCGTGACGGTGCGTGCGCTGGTCCGCAGCGGCACGCCGGCCGCGGCGCAGGATGCCGTGCGCGCGCGTGGCGGCACGCCGGTACCGGTCGATTTCTCCGACTACGCTGCGCTTGCAGCTTCGCTTGGTGGTGTAGAGTGCGTCGTCTCGGCCCTGAACGGGCTGGAACCGGTCATTCTCGATCTCCAGATCCGGCTCCTCGATGCGGCGGTCGCAGCGGGCGTACCCCGCTTCATCCCGTCCGACTTCTCGCTCGATTTCACTACGACCCGCCCCGGCGATAATCGCAACATGGACCTTCGGCGCCGCTTCATGGCGCATGTCGATGCAGCGCCGATCCGCGCGACCTCGATCCTCAACGGCGCCTTCGCGGACCTGTTGACCGGCGAAGCGCCGATCGTGCTGCCGCGCTTCCGCCGTATCCTCTACTGGGGAGACGCCGACCAGCCGCTGGACTTCACGACGAAGGACGATGTCGCGGACTATGCCGCCGACGCGGCGCTCGATACGGATGCGCCCCGCTTCCTGCGGATCGCCGGCGACGTCGTGTCTCCGCGCGACCTGGCGACGCTGATGACGCGGCTCGATGGTCGCCGCTGGAAGCCGTTCCGTACGGGTGGGCTCGGGCGTCTCTCGACGCTGATCCGCGTCGCGCGCGCGCTGTCGCCAGCCACCGATGCGCCATTCCCGGCCTGGCAGGGCATGCAATATGTTCGCGACATGTCGAGCGGACGCGGCAAGCTCTCGCCCCTCGACAACGATCGTTACGGCAAGACCGACTGGACGCGCGCCGAAGCCGTCCTCGCCCCGACACTCTGA
- a CDS encoding TonB-dependent receptor, producing MSRLFFKCRSPRRFLLGTALIALITSEAQAQDGAPPPANTEGDDIVVTATRVGAGESRAVLVLGRDDINRRPFGADITQSLNRIPGVQATTGDARGGSFSFESAMRGLNKEQVGFTLDGIPTGDARFNGGSPPQRFIESSNISRITVSQSAGDLGAPSRFALGGFVDFVTDDPSLQPAAAFEAGYGSYDFWRTYFRIDTGEIAPGLSAYASYSTQANDVWTGPDNRHSKRDHAEFKAVQTFDGGSFIKARVSWNDQQDNDFNIVSLAEFRADPRSDRATDKLTGIPAVDVDYGGALGGTRQDLLANANIGLQLAPKTLLTINPYYQTLRGESFRYQDRARSLTGGDPYAVLRYTATGGAVRPTLTTLRNSAVVGGPADMRVTPRDRDRYGATGELKLDDMLAGHRIRIGGWWEGGSSSEERRFYRLIDPTAGITYDRSKLAYVEYRRSTDIETTMLYAQDAITLLPGLLRVDLGANWLNVRYKARSPLEYNAQLNFSQHSAINPKLGFTLTPAHGIELFGGYAKNFAGIPEDAFLGSTAVINPGLLDPIQSENIDLGLRYTTGRLAFSLQGYSIDLKNNIGIVPNDPSVTEPDEILRGNVATRAANIAGQRTRGIEATALGDLGVIDFYASYSYQDARHDSLPVGSPARAALDAVGVIAGARVRNIPKHSGYAEIGVKPIEGARILANVRYVGSRVGGHLIAATTFREVGIETIPGYAVAGAAASYTVLDAGPFRGLTLQFNVDNLFDKAYIGSVSSSTATQPEFSLPAVTLDRYFLGSPRTYTLSMRVKL from the coding sequence ATGTCACGACTGTTTTTCAAATGCCGATCGCCGCGCCGGTTCCTGCTGGGCACCGCGCTGATCGCCCTGATCACCAGCGAGGCGCAGGCGCAGGACGGCGCTCCGCCGCCCGCGAACACCGAAGGCGATGACATCGTCGTGACCGCCACGCGCGTCGGCGCGGGTGAGAGCCGCGCGGTGCTGGTGCTCGGTCGCGACGACATTAACAGGCGGCCGTTCGGCGCCGACATCACCCAGAGCCTCAACCGAATCCCGGGCGTGCAGGCGACAACCGGCGACGCGCGTGGCGGCAGCTTCTCGTTCGAATCCGCGATGCGCGGGCTCAACAAGGAACAGGTCGGCTTCACGCTCGACGGCATCCCCACCGGTGACGCGCGCTTCAACGGCGGTTCGCCGCCACAGCGCTTCATCGAATCGAGCAACATCAGCCGCATCACCGTGTCGCAGAGCGCGGGCGACCTCGGTGCTCCGTCGCGCTTCGCGCTCGGCGGGTTTGTCGATTTCGTCACCGACGATCCCTCGCTCCAGCCCGCGGCCGCGTTCGAGGCAGGATATGGCTCCTACGACTTCTGGCGCACGTATTTCCGCATCGACACCGGCGAGATTGCGCCCGGCCTGTCCGCCTATGCAAGCTATTCGACGCAGGCGAACGATGTCTGGACGGGGCCCGACAACCGCCATTCGAAGCGCGACCACGCCGAGTTCAAGGCCGTGCAGACCTTCGATGGTGGCTCCTTCATCAAGGCGCGCGTCAGCTGGAACGACCAGCAGGACAATGACTTCAACATAGTCTCGCTCGCCGAATTCCGCGCCGATCCGCGATCGGACCGCGCCACCGACAAGTTGACCGGTATTCCGGCGGTCGACGTCGACTATGGCGGTGCGCTCGGCGGTACCCGGCAGGACCTGCTCGCCAACGCCAATATCGGGTTGCAGCTCGCGCCGAAGACGTTGCTGACGATCAACCCCTATTACCAGACGCTGCGCGGTGAATCCTTCCGCTATCAGGATCGCGCGCGCTCGCTCACCGGCGGCGATCCGTACGCTGTGCTCCGCTACACGGCGACCGGCGGCGCGGTTCGCCCGACGCTGACGACGCTGCGCAACAGTGCCGTCGTTGGCGGGCCCGCCGACATGCGGGTCACTCCGCGTGATCGCGACCGCTACGGCGCGACCGGCGAACTCAAGCTCGACGACATGCTCGCCGGACACCGCATCCGCATCGGCGGCTGGTGGGAAGGCGGCAGCTCCAGCGAGGAACGGCGCTTCTATCGCCTGATCGATCCGACCGCGGGCATCACCTATGATCGCAGCAAGCTCGCTTATGTCGAATATCGCCGCTCGACCGACATCGAGACGACGATGCTCTACGCGCAGGACGCGATCACGCTGCTGCCGGGGCTGCTGCGCGTCGACCTCGGCGCCAACTGGCTCAACGTGAGATACAAGGCGCGCTCGCCGCTCGAATATAATGCGCAGCTGAACTTCTCGCAGCATTCGGCTATCAACCCGAAGCTCGGCTTCACGCTGACCCCGGCGCACGGCATCGAGCTGTTCGGCGGTTATGCGAAGAATTTCGCGGGCATCCCGGAGGACGCGTTCCTCGGCTCGACTGCGGTGATCAATCCCGGTTTGCTCGATCCGATCCAGTCGGAGAATATCGATCTCGGCCTGCGCTACACCACCGGGCGTCTGGCCTTCTCGCTGCAGGGCTATTCGATCGACCTAAAGAACAATATCGGCATCGTCCCCAACGATCCGAGCGTCACCGAGCCCGACGAAATCCTCCGCGGCAACGTCGCCACTCGCGCCGCCAATATCGCCGGGCAGCGCACGCGCGGGATCGAGGCGACCGCGCTAGGCGATCTTGGGGTGATCGATTTCTACGCAAGCTATTCGTATCAGGATGCCCGGCATGACTCGCTGCCGGTCGGTTCCCCGGCGCGCGCCGCGCTTGACGCGGTCGGCGTGATCGCCGGCGCCCGGGTCCGCAACATCCCGAAGCACAGTGGCTATGCCGAGATCGGCGTGAAGCCGATCGAGGGCGCGCGGATCCTGGCGAACGTCCGCTATGTCGGTAGCCGCGTCGGCGGCCATCTGATCGCCGCGACCACATTCCGGGAAGTCGGTATCGAGACGATCCCGGGCTATGCCGTGGCCGGCGCGGCAGCGAGCTATACGGTGCTTGATGCGGGGCCGTTCCGCGGCCTGACGCTGCAGTTCAACGTCGATAACCTGTTCGACAAGGCGTATATAGGCTCCGTGTCCAGTTCGACCGCGACCCAGCCCGAATTCAGCCTGCCGGCGGTGACGCTGGACCGCTATTTCCTGGGGTCGCCGCGGACCTATACGCTGTCGATGCGCGTGAAGCTGTGA
- a CDS encoding epoxide hydrolase family protein, giving the protein MSDAIQPFPIHIPQADLDDLADRLARTRWPDVGTVQDGSQGPQSDRIRALAQRWQDGYDWRATEALLNGWGSSRTVIDGLGIHFLHVRSPEPDATPLLLTHGWPGSVLEFRDVIGPLSDPRAHGGDASDAFHLVIPALPGFGFSDKPTEVGWGVGRTAAARGELMQRLGYGDRWMAQGGDRGAAVTTALAHMRVPGLAGIHLNMVMVQPTPEERENATPAEQQMLDDAARYDREYSGYMKLQCTRPQSLAFAIADSPVGLAGWIYALFQDVSDSSGQPERVIPLDHLIDDIMLYWLPNAGPCSARFYWEAAQEMAKGMPSAPVQLPAGVSMFPGEQVRLSRRWAEARFADLRYFGEAANGGHFAAMENAETFVEHVRATFRAT; this is encoded by the coding sequence ATGAGCGACGCCATCCAGCCGTTCCCGATCCACATCCCTCAGGCCGACCTCGACGATCTGGCCGATCGTCTCGCCCGCACCCGCTGGCCCGATGTCGGCACGGTGCAGGACGGGTCGCAGGGCCCGCAATCGGACCGCATCCGCGCGCTCGCGCAGCGGTGGCAGGACGGTTATGACTGGCGTGCGACGGAAGCGCTGCTCAACGGCTGGGGCAGCAGCCGCACGGTGATCGACGGGCTCGGCATCCACTTCCTGCATGTCCGCTCGCCCGAACCGGACGCGACACCGCTGCTCCTTACGCACGGCTGGCCGGGATCGGTGCTCGAGTTCCGCGACGTGATCGGCCCGCTCAGCGATCCGCGCGCGCATGGCGGCGACGCATCGGACGCCTTCCACCTCGTCATCCCCGCGCTGCCCGGCTTCGGCTTCTCCGACAAGCCGACCGAGGTGGGTTGGGGTGTCGGCCGCACCGCCGCAGCACGGGGCGAGCTGATGCAGCGGCTCGGCTATGGCGATCGCTGGATGGCGCAAGGCGGAGACCGGGGTGCCGCGGTCACCACGGCGCTTGCGCATATGCGCGTGCCGGGCCTCGCCGGTATCCACCTCAACATGGTGATGGTCCAGCCGACACCCGAGGAACGGGAGAATGCGACGCCGGCCGAGCAGCAGATGCTGGACGATGCCGCGCGCTACGACCGCGAGTATTCGGGGTATATGAAGCTGCAGTGCACACGGCCACAGTCGCTTGCCTTCGCGATCGCGGACTCGCCTGTCGGACTGGCAGGCTGGATCTATGCACTGTTCCAGGATGTGTCGGACAGCAGCGGGCAACCCGAACGCGTCATTCCGCTCGACCATCTGATCGACGACATCATGCTGTACTGGCTGCCGAACGCCGGGCCCTGCTCGGCACGCTTCTACTGGGAGGCCGCGCAGGAGATGGCGAAAGGGATGCCGAGCGCGCCCGTGCAGTTGCCGGCCGGTGTCAGCATGTTCCCCGGCGAGCAGGTCCGCCTGTCCCGCCGTTGGGCGGAGGCGCGCTTTGCCGATCTGCGCTATTTTGGAGAGGCCGCGAACGGAGGGCATTTCGCGGCAATGGAGAATGCCGAAACGTTCGTGGAGCATGTCCGCGCGACGTTCCGGGCCACATAG
- a CDS encoding amidohydrolase family protein, protein MRLIAIEEHILPQEVRDAWSAAPLPHDPVSAFADGGDSGARLADLGKGRLALMDDQGVDVQVLSLTTPGLHNLAPGVAVELAYRVNDRIAETCARHPDRFQGFAALPTPDPEAAPRELERAVRDLGLKGALLCGRTRDRHLDHSSFRPMLAKAAELRVPLFIHPQTPLPAVREANYSGINERADLALAAFGLGWHYEAGLQWVRMAAAGVFDELPDLQIILGHWGEVVLFYLERISTVFERALDLRRPLADYARGNLYVTGSGMWSETYLQRCLEIVGPERLLFSTDFPYQYREGGAPRRFLEGCTLDDAAREGFAHRNWDRLTGGGA, encoded by the coding sequence ATGCGCCTGATCGCAATCGAAGAACACATCCTCCCGCAGGAGGTGCGCGACGCATGGAGCGCCGCGCCGCTGCCGCATGATCCGGTGTCGGCCTTTGCGGATGGCGGCGACAGCGGAGCCCGCCTTGCCGATCTCGGCAAGGGCCGCCTCGCGCTGATGGACGATCAAGGCGTCGATGTGCAGGTACTGTCACTCACTACGCCCGGGCTCCATAATCTGGCTCCCGGGGTCGCGGTCGAATTGGCGTACCGGGTGAACGACCGGATCGCCGAGACCTGCGCCCGCCATCCTGATCGCTTCCAGGGGTTCGCGGCGCTGCCGACGCCCGATCCTGAGGCCGCGCCGCGCGAACTCGAGCGCGCTGTCCGTGACCTTGGCTTGAAGGGCGCGTTGCTGTGTGGTCGGACGCGCGACCGGCACCTCGATCATTCCTCCTTTCGCCCGATGCTAGCTAAAGCGGCTGAACTGCGCGTGCCGCTCTTCATCCATCCGCAGACACCGCTGCCCGCGGTGCGCGAGGCCAATTATTCTGGAATCAACGAGCGCGCCGACCTCGCGCTGGCCGCCTTCGGCCTTGGTTGGCATTATGAGGCGGGCCTGCAATGGGTGCGCATGGCCGCCGCTGGCGTGTTCGACGAACTGCCCGATCTGCAGATCATCCTCGGCCATTGGGGGGAGGTGGTGCTGTTCTATCTCGAGCGGATCTCGACCGTCTTCGAGCGCGCGCTCGACCTGCGGCGTCCGCTCGCGGACTATGCACGCGGCAATCTGTATGTGACCGGCAGCGGCATGTGGAGCGAGACCTATCTGCAGCGCTGCCTCGAGATCGTCGGGCCCGAGCGGCTGCTGTTCTCGACTGACTTCCCCTATCAATACCGGGAAGGCGGGGCACCGCGCCGTTTTCTTGAGGGCTGCACGCTCGACGATGCCGCCCGTGAAGGGTTTGCGCATCGCAATTGGGACCGCCTGACTGGCGGCGGCGCTTAG
- a CDS encoding SDR family oxidoreductase encodes MTERKIALVTGGSKGIGAAIAKRLAADGMAVIVNYATGREDAEDVVAEITASGGEAIAVQADVSTLDGIPSLFDAAERTFGGLDILVNNAGVAIFAPIADVSDADFDHQLAVNIAGVFRGMREGARRLHDGGRIISFSTSVVGALLPRYGVYTATKAAVEAMTSILAKELGTRGITVNAVAPGPTATALFMNGKSEALVQSMIDANPLKRLGQPNDIASVVAFLASPDGGWVNGQTIRANGGFV; translated from the coding sequence ATGACGGAACGTAAAATCGCATTGGTTACCGGAGGATCGAAGGGCATCGGCGCGGCCATCGCCAAGCGCCTTGCCGCGGACGGTATGGCCGTGATCGTAAACTACGCGACCGGTCGCGAGGATGCAGAAGACGTTGTGGCCGAAATCACCGCATCCGGCGGCGAAGCGATCGCGGTGCAGGCCGATGTCAGCACGCTGGACGGCATACCATCGCTGTTCGACGCTGCGGAACGGACGTTCGGCGGCCTCGATATCCTGGTCAACAATGCGGGTGTTGCCATCTTCGCGCCGATTGCCGATGTCAGCGACGCCGATTTCGATCATCAGCTTGCCGTCAACATCGCTGGCGTCTTTCGCGGGATGCGAGAAGGCGCACGTCGATTGCATGATGGAGGTCGCATCATCAGTTTCTCGACCAGCGTCGTCGGCGCGCTTCTCCCCCGGTACGGCGTCTACACCGCGACAAAGGCTGCGGTCGAGGCAATGACCAGTATCCTCGCCAAGGAACTTGGCACGCGTGGCATTACCGTGAACGCGGTTGCGCCTGGGCCGACGGCAACGGCATTGTTTATGAACGGCAAGTCGGAAGCCTTGGTGCAATCGATGATCGACGCCAACCCGCTGAAGCGGCTTGGCCAGCCCAACGACATCGCATCGGTCGTGGCGTTTCTAGCTAGCCCTGATGGTGGCTGGGTCAATGGTCAGACGATCCGCGCCAATGGCGGTTTCGTCTGA
- a CDS encoding TetR/AcrR family transcriptional regulator, with protein sequence MQMRTDTKSDPAKRRRGGRPSADQAGDVDRRILDAATDLFLRLGFDATSCDQVVVLAGAGKASLYARYANKEELFAAVVRRMVDHTLMPSGVVPWHLSVQDRLRAVGHSLLEHALTPEAVALMRVVVTTAHRMPDLARLVDRIGRDGGIACVAQAIAGADAAPDRIQRASDIAGRFIDMVFVPHQMRALIGDDREQLDAASSRRINDAIDLLTRAGWLHITEAS encoded by the coding sequence ATGCAAATGCGTACCGACACGAAGTCTGATCCAGCAAAGCGGCGACGCGGTGGTCGACCATCCGCCGACCAGGCCGGCGATGTCGATCGCCGCATCCTCGACGCCGCCACGGACCTGTTCTTGCGGCTGGGATTCGACGCGACGAGCTGCGATCAGGTCGTGGTGCTTGCGGGGGCGGGGAAGGCGAGCCTCTACGCCCGCTATGCCAACAAGGAGGAGCTCTTCGCGGCCGTGGTGCGGCGGATGGTGGATCACACGCTGATGCCGTCAGGCGTGGTGCCGTGGCATCTGTCCGTCCAGGATCGGCTGCGCGCGGTGGGCCATAGCCTGCTTGAGCATGCGTTGACGCCAGAGGCGGTCGCCCTGATGCGTGTCGTCGTCACCACCGCGCACCGGATGCCCGATCTTGCCCGGTTGGTGGACCGGATCGGCCGCGATGGCGGCATCGCCTGCGTCGCTCAGGCGATCGCAGGGGCAGACGCTGCACCGGACCGGATCCAGCGAGCATCGGACATTGCGGGTCGGTTCATCGACATGGTGTTCGTCCCCCACCAGATGCGCGCACTGATCGGTGACGATCGCGAGCAGCTGGATGCCGCATCATCACGGCGCATTAACGATGCCATCGATCTGCTCACCCGGGCGGGCTGGTTACACATAACCGAGGCGTCATAG
- a CDS encoding DNA-3-methyladenine glycosylase I translates to MQIDSKDRAAPAITRADLSRCRWAQGDPLLAAYHDAEWGVPERDPRALWEKLMLDGFQAGLAWITILRKRDAFRAAFAGFDPDIVARFGEPDMATMLGNAGIVRSRAKIAATIGNARAYLAMGDAGEDFGSFVWSFVDGTPVIGDGAKALTRSPASEALSAALKQRGFKFVGPVIVYAWMQACGLVNDHETCCFRRAEP, encoded by the coding sequence ATGCAGATCGACAGCAAAGACCGGGCAGCCCCCGCCATAACTCGCGCCGACCTATCTCGCTGCCGATGGGCGCAGGGTGATCCGTTGCTTGCGGCGTATCACGACGCCGAATGGGGCGTGCCCGAACGCGATCCGCGCGCGCTTTGGGAAAAGCTGATGCTCGACGGGTTTCAGGCCGGGCTCGCCTGGATCACGATCCTTCGCAAACGCGACGCATTCCGGGCCGCCTTCGCTGGGTTCGATCCGGACATCGTCGCTCGGTTCGGCGAGCCGGACATGGCGACGATGCTCGGCAACGCCGGTATCGTCCGCTCACGCGCCAAGATCGCGGCGACGATCGGCAATGCCCGCGCCTATCTCGCGATGGGTGACGCCGGCGAGGATTTCGGCAGCTTTGTCTGGAGTTTCGTTGATGGTACGCCAGTGATCGGCGACGGTGCCAAGGCGCTAACCCGCTCGCCTGCATCCGAAGCCCTATCCGCGGCGCTCAAGCAGCGCGGATTCAAGTTCGTCGGCCCAGTCATCGTCTACGCCTGGATGCAGGCTTGCGGTCTTGTGAACGACCACGAGACATGCTGTTTCCGTCGAGCCGAACCATGA